Proteins encoded by one window of Salvia splendens isolate huo1 chromosome 7, SspV2, whole genome shotgun sequence:
- the LOC121741372 gene encoding uncharacterized protein LOC121741372 isoform X1: MVETRRGSSSSKRPISSPPSSSTPNRKRSKGADASSSSLNDSPPSEEVVGAVAGNELEAGSADLDNGGAEKQSDDVAAVKSPKAEAAGDSITDVEKGKSSGWPLNRGKKKNLKTNAGAAWGKLISQCPQNPHVILHFPTFTVGQGRQCDLWVRDPTISKSLCKLKRMESEEGESLTLLEITGEKGVVQVNGKNYHKDTTIPINAGDEVVFGVTDKRSYVFQQLIDESAPMIDGPASVSMVEAHGGPIKGLHIESRSGEPSDVPVAATLESVTDHPEELTLLPSSSQDAEDAQHVTEITSLPSTCEMADTRNKDASDLNDGAMLSVAEKDGVLSPNVSIKNFNVSAENGKGLPQSNALGHGFPISIAPKFDISGTISKILDERRAVRDQGKGSDPPISISSRREAYKDALRQGLLHCDNIDVSFQDFPYYLSENTKNVLIASTYIHLKCNKYVKFTSDLPTVCPRILLSGPAGSEIYQETLTKALAKYFGVSLLIVDTILLPGGPAIKEADSVKESTKLERAIVYSRWNLHLKKPASSVEADITGGSTISSQAQPKQEASTASSKTYTFKKGDRVKYVGSLPTGFSPTQTQIRGPTYGYRGKVLLAFEDNGSSKIGVRFDRTIPEGNDLGGLCEEDHGFFCAADLLRLESSSAEDIDKLAINEVFEVASTECKTGPLILLLKDVEKSMVGNSEAYAAFKIKLESLPENVVVIASHTQTDSRKEKSHSGGLLFTKFGSNQTALLDLAFPDNFGRLHDRNKETPKILKQLSRLFPNKVTIQIPQDEVVLVDWKQQLDRDTETLKSQSNIAGICTVLNRIRLDCPDLESLCIKDQALTNESIEKIIGWALSHHFMHRSENLLKEPKLVISSESISYGLNILHGIQNENKSSKKSLKDVVTENEFEKKLLAEVIPPGDIGVTFEDIGALENVKETLKELVMLPLQRPELFSKGQLTKPCKGILLFGPPGTGKTMLAKAVATEAGANFINISMSSITSKWFGEGEKYVKAVFSLASKIAPSVVFVDEVDSMLGRRENPGEHEAMRKMKNEFMVNWDGLRTKDKERVLVLAATNRPFDLDEAVIRRLPRRLMVNLPDAQNREKILGVILKNEEFAPNVILEAVASMTEGYSGSDLKNLCVTAAHCPIREILEKEKKEKALALAESRPLPALHSSADVRPLSMEDFKYAHEQVCASVSSDSQNMNELNQWNELYGEGGSRKKKSLSYFM, translated from the exons ATGGTGGAAACACGGCGTGGTTCTTCTTCCTCCAAGCGCCCCATCTCCTCCCCACCTTCATCGTCCACGCCAAATCGCAAACGATCCaag GGAGCGGAtgcgtcttcttcttctctgaATGATTCACCGCCTTCGGAGGAAGTTGTTGGCGCGGTGGCGGGGAATGAATTGGAGGCCGGATCGGCTGATCTAGACAACGGTGGAGCCGAGAAGCAATCGGATGACGTGGCGGCGGTTAAATCGCCCAAGGCAGAGGCGGCAG GTGATTCCATCACTGATGTAGAGAAAGGGAAGTCTAGTGGGTGGCCTCTGAACCGCGGAAAGAAGAAGAATCTGAAAACTAATGCTGGGGCTGCATGGGGAAAACTTATATCCCAGTGTCCACAG AATCCACATGTTATTTTGCATTTCCCAACTTTCACTGTTGGCCAAGGCCGCCAATGTGATTTATGGGTGAGAGATCCAACAATTAGTAAATCTTTGTGCAAACTGAAGCGCATGGAGTCTGAG GAAGGAGAATCACTTACGCTGCTTGAAATCACTGGAGAAAAAGGAGTTGTACAAGTGAATGGAAAGAACTATCACAAGGACACCACGATTCCTATAAATGCAGGTGATGAGGTGGTATTCGGCGTGACGGACAAACGATCTTAT GTCTTCCAACAACTCATTGATGAAAGTGCACCTATGATAGATGGCCCAGCATCAGTTAGCATGGTAGAAGCTCATGGTGGACCCATAAAAGGTTTGCATATTGAGTCAAGATCAGGGGAACCTTCTGATGTTCCTGTTGCAGCAACACTGGAATCAGTAACGGATCACCCCGAAGAATTAACTCTCCTACCTTCTTCATCTCAAGATGCTGAGGATGCCCAACATGTTACTGAGATAACATCTCTACCTTCTACTTGTGAAATGGCAGACACTAGAAACAAAGATGCTTCTGACCTTAATGACGGTGCTATGTTATCAGTTGCGGAAAAAGATGGTGTTTTATCTCCTAATGTCTCCATTAAGAACTTCAATGTTTCTGCTGAGAACGGGAAAGGTCTTCCACAAAGCAATGCTTTGGGACATGGTTTCCCAATTTCAATAGCTCCAAAATTTGATATCAGTGGCACGATATCTAAGATTCTTGATGAGCGCAGGGCAGTTAGAGATCAGGGCAAGGGTTCTGATCCTCCCATTTCGATATCATCTAGACGTGAAGCCTATAAAGATGCTTTGCGACAAGGACTGTTGCATTGTGATAACATAGATGTTTCTTTTCAGGATTTTCCTTATTATCTCAG tgaaaatacaaaaaatgttCTCATCGCTTCCACATACATACATTTGAAGTGTAATAAATATGTGAAATTCACTTCAGACCTCCCTACTGTATGCCCGAGAATTTTGCTGTCAGGTCCTGCAG GTTCGGAAATATACCAGGAAACGTTGACGAAAGCACTTGCTAAATATTTTGGTGTTTCACTCCTCATCGTTGACACTATTCTGTTACCGGGT GGACCGGCAATAAAAGAAGCTGATTCTGTGAAAGAAAGTACAAAGCTAGAGCGAGCAATTGTATATTCCAGATGGAATCTGCATCTCAAAAAACCAGCTTCAAGTGTGGAAGCTGATATTACTGGGGGTTCTACCATAAGTTCTCAGGCTCAACCCAAGCAGGAAGCATCTACGGCTTCATCTAAAACCTATACCTTCAAAAAGG GTGACAGGGTGAAGTATGTTGGTTCTTTGCCAACAGGATTTTCTCCTACTCAAACTCAAATAAG GGGTCCAACATACGGTTATAGGGGCAAGGTGTTACTTGCTTTTGAGGATAATGGCTCTTCCAAAATTGGTGTTAGATTTGATAGAACAATTCCCGAAGGTAATGATCTTGGAGGCCTCTGTGAAGAAGATCATGGTTTCTTCTGTGCAG CTGACTTACTTCGCCTGGAAAGCTCCAGTGCTGAAGACATTGACAAGCTTGCCATTAATGAGGTTTTTGAG GTAGCTTCAACAGAATGTAAAACCGGTCCTTTGATCTTGTTATTGAAAGACGTAGAGAAGTCCATGGTTGGTAATTCTGAGGCTTATGCAGCCTTTAAAATTAAGCTTGAATCATTACCAGAAAACGTTGTTGTGATAGCCTCACATACTCAGACAGACAGCCGGAAGGAGAAA TCTCATTCTGGAGGATTGCTTTTCACAAAATTTGGAAGCAACCAAACAGCATTGCTCGACCTTGCTTTCCCG GATAATTTTGGTAGATTACATGATAGGAATAAAGAAACTCCAAAGATTCTGAAGCAGCTCAGCCGTCTTTTTCCAAACAAAGTGACCATACAGATTCCCCAG GATGAGGTGGTGCTAGTTGACTGGAAACAGCAGTTGGATCGGGATACTGAAACCCTGAAATCACAATCAAATATTGCTGGCATTTGCACG GTCCTAAATCGAATTCGCCTCGACTGTCCTGATCTTGAGTCACTATGCATTAAAGACCAAGCTTTGACTAATGAAA GCATTGAAAAGATTATTGGCTGGGCTTTGAGCCATCATTTTATGCATCGCTCTGAAAACCTACTCAAGGAGCCAAAACTTGTCATTTCAAGTGAAAG TATCAGCTATGGGCTCAATATTCTACATGGCATTCAGAACGAGAATAAAAGTTCGAAGAAATCTCTTAAG GATGTAGTTACTGAAAATGAGTTTGAGAAAAAGCTCCTTGCTGAGGTTATTCCACCTGGTGATATCGGAGTCACTTTTGAAGATATTGGAGCATTGGAAAATGTAAAAGAGACTTTGAAAGAATTGGTGATGCTACCTCTACAAAGGCCAGAACTGTTCAGCAAAGGACAGCTAACTAAG CCTTGTAAAGGGATATTGCTTTTTGGACCTCCTGGTACGGGTAAAACTATGCTTGCAAAAGCTGTTGCTACTGAAGCTGGTGCAAACTTTATCAACATATCTATGTCCAGCATCACATCTAAA TGGTTTGGTGAAGGAGAGAAATACGTGAAAGCAGTCTTCTCTTTGGCCAGCAAGATAGCGCCCAGTGTTGTTTTCGTTGATGAG GTTGACAGCATGTTAGGGAGACGAGAAAACCCTGGAGAACATGAAGCAATGCGCAAAATGAAGAATGAATTCATGGTGAACTGGGATGGTTTGCGTACTAAGGATAAGGAACGTGTATTGGTGCTTGCAGCAACAAATAGGCCTTTTGACCTTGACGAGGCTGTAATCCGGAGGCTTCCTCGGAG ATTGATGGTCAACTTGCCTGATGCTCAAAACCGGGAGAAAATATTAGgagttattttaaaaaatgaggaATTTGCTCCAAATGTTATTCTTGAGGCAGTTGCTAGTATGACAGAAGGGTATTCAGGAAGTGATCTAAAG AATCTCTGCGTGACTGCTGCACATTGCCCTATAAGAGAAATTctggaaaaggaaaagaag GAAAAAGCTTTGGCACTGGCAGAGAGTAGACCATTACCGGCATTGCACAGCAGTGCAGACGTTCGCCCCTTGAGTATGGAGGACTTCAAATATGCACACGAACAG GTCTGTGCAAGTGTCTCGTCAGATTCACAAAACATGAATGAGTTGAACCAATGGAACGAGCTCTATGGAGAGGGAGGATCGAGAAAGAAGAAATCACTAAGCTACTTCATGTAG
- the LOC121741372 gene encoding uncharacterized protein LOC121741372 isoform X2, producing MVETRRGSSSSKRPISSPPSSSTPNRKRSKGADASSSSLNDSPPSEEVVGAVAGNELEAGSADLDNGGAEKQSDDVAAVKSPKAEAAGDSITDVEKGKSSGWPLNRGKKKNLKTNAGAAWGKLISQCPQEGESLTLLEITGEKGVVQVNGKNYHKDTTIPINAGDEVVFGVTDKRSYVFQQLIDESAPMIDGPASVSMVEAHGGPIKGLHIESRSGEPSDVPVAATLESVTDHPEELTLLPSSSQDAEDAQHVTEITSLPSTCEMADTRNKDASDLNDGAMLSVAEKDGVLSPNVSIKNFNVSAENGKGLPQSNALGHGFPISIAPKFDISGTISKILDERRAVRDQGKGSDPPISISSRREAYKDALRQGLLHCDNIDVSFQDFPYYLSENTKNVLIASTYIHLKCNKYVKFTSDLPTVCPRILLSGPAGSEIYQETLTKALAKYFGVSLLIVDTILLPGGPAIKEADSVKESTKLERAIVYSRWNLHLKKPASSVEADITGGSTISSQAQPKQEASTASSKTYTFKKGDRVKYVGSLPTGFSPTQTQIRGPTYGYRGKVLLAFEDNGSSKIGVRFDRTIPEGNDLGGLCEEDHGFFCAADLLRLESSSAEDIDKLAINEVFEVASTECKTGPLILLLKDVEKSMVGNSEAYAAFKIKLESLPENVVVIASHTQTDSRKEKSHSGGLLFTKFGSNQTALLDLAFPDNFGRLHDRNKETPKILKQLSRLFPNKVTIQIPQDEVVLVDWKQQLDRDTETLKSQSNIAGICTVLNRIRLDCPDLESLCIKDQALTNESIEKIIGWALSHHFMHRSENLLKEPKLVISSESISYGLNILHGIQNENKSSKKSLKDVVTENEFEKKLLAEVIPPGDIGVTFEDIGALENVKETLKELVMLPLQRPELFSKGQLTKPCKGILLFGPPGTGKTMLAKAVATEAGANFINISMSSITSKWFGEGEKYVKAVFSLASKIAPSVVFVDEVDSMLGRRENPGEHEAMRKMKNEFMVNWDGLRTKDKERVLVLAATNRPFDLDEAVIRRLPRRLMVNLPDAQNREKILGVILKNEEFAPNVILEAVASMTEGYSGSDLKNLCVTAAHCPIREILEKEKKEKALALAESRPLPALHSSADVRPLSMEDFKYAHEQVCASVSSDSQNMNELNQWNELYGEGGSRKKKSLSYFM from the exons ATGGTGGAAACACGGCGTGGTTCTTCTTCCTCCAAGCGCCCCATCTCCTCCCCACCTTCATCGTCCACGCCAAATCGCAAACGATCCaag GGAGCGGAtgcgtcttcttcttctctgaATGATTCACCGCCTTCGGAGGAAGTTGTTGGCGCGGTGGCGGGGAATGAATTGGAGGCCGGATCGGCTGATCTAGACAACGGTGGAGCCGAGAAGCAATCGGATGACGTGGCGGCGGTTAAATCGCCCAAGGCAGAGGCGGCAG GTGATTCCATCACTGATGTAGAGAAAGGGAAGTCTAGTGGGTGGCCTCTGAACCGCGGAAAGAAGAAGAATCTGAAAACTAATGCTGGGGCTGCATGGGGAAAACTTATATCCCAGTGTCCACAG GAAGGAGAATCACTTACGCTGCTTGAAATCACTGGAGAAAAAGGAGTTGTACAAGTGAATGGAAAGAACTATCACAAGGACACCACGATTCCTATAAATGCAGGTGATGAGGTGGTATTCGGCGTGACGGACAAACGATCTTAT GTCTTCCAACAACTCATTGATGAAAGTGCACCTATGATAGATGGCCCAGCATCAGTTAGCATGGTAGAAGCTCATGGTGGACCCATAAAAGGTTTGCATATTGAGTCAAGATCAGGGGAACCTTCTGATGTTCCTGTTGCAGCAACACTGGAATCAGTAACGGATCACCCCGAAGAATTAACTCTCCTACCTTCTTCATCTCAAGATGCTGAGGATGCCCAACATGTTACTGAGATAACATCTCTACCTTCTACTTGTGAAATGGCAGACACTAGAAACAAAGATGCTTCTGACCTTAATGACGGTGCTATGTTATCAGTTGCGGAAAAAGATGGTGTTTTATCTCCTAATGTCTCCATTAAGAACTTCAATGTTTCTGCTGAGAACGGGAAAGGTCTTCCACAAAGCAATGCTTTGGGACATGGTTTCCCAATTTCAATAGCTCCAAAATTTGATATCAGTGGCACGATATCTAAGATTCTTGATGAGCGCAGGGCAGTTAGAGATCAGGGCAAGGGTTCTGATCCTCCCATTTCGATATCATCTAGACGTGAAGCCTATAAAGATGCTTTGCGACAAGGACTGTTGCATTGTGATAACATAGATGTTTCTTTTCAGGATTTTCCTTATTATCTCAG tgaaaatacaaaaaatgttCTCATCGCTTCCACATACATACATTTGAAGTGTAATAAATATGTGAAATTCACTTCAGACCTCCCTACTGTATGCCCGAGAATTTTGCTGTCAGGTCCTGCAG GTTCGGAAATATACCAGGAAACGTTGACGAAAGCACTTGCTAAATATTTTGGTGTTTCACTCCTCATCGTTGACACTATTCTGTTACCGGGT GGACCGGCAATAAAAGAAGCTGATTCTGTGAAAGAAAGTACAAAGCTAGAGCGAGCAATTGTATATTCCAGATGGAATCTGCATCTCAAAAAACCAGCTTCAAGTGTGGAAGCTGATATTACTGGGGGTTCTACCATAAGTTCTCAGGCTCAACCCAAGCAGGAAGCATCTACGGCTTCATCTAAAACCTATACCTTCAAAAAGG GTGACAGGGTGAAGTATGTTGGTTCTTTGCCAACAGGATTTTCTCCTACTCAAACTCAAATAAG GGGTCCAACATACGGTTATAGGGGCAAGGTGTTACTTGCTTTTGAGGATAATGGCTCTTCCAAAATTGGTGTTAGATTTGATAGAACAATTCCCGAAGGTAATGATCTTGGAGGCCTCTGTGAAGAAGATCATGGTTTCTTCTGTGCAG CTGACTTACTTCGCCTGGAAAGCTCCAGTGCTGAAGACATTGACAAGCTTGCCATTAATGAGGTTTTTGAG GTAGCTTCAACAGAATGTAAAACCGGTCCTTTGATCTTGTTATTGAAAGACGTAGAGAAGTCCATGGTTGGTAATTCTGAGGCTTATGCAGCCTTTAAAATTAAGCTTGAATCATTACCAGAAAACGTTGTTGTGATAGCCTCACATACTCAGACAGACAGCCGGAAGGAGAAA TCTCATTCTGGAGGATTGCTTTTCACAAAATTTGGAAGCAACCAAACAGCATTGCTCGACCTTGCTTTCCCG GATAATTTTGGTAGATTACATGATAGGAATAAAGAAACTCCAAAGATTCTGAAGCAGCTCAGCCGTCTTTTTCCAAACAAAGTGACCATACAGATTCCCCAG GATGAGGTGGTGCTAGTTGACTGGAAACAGCAGTTGGATCGGGATACTGAAACCCTGAAATCACAATCAAATATTGCTGGCATTTGCACG GTCCTAAATCGAATTCGCCTCGACTGTCCTGATCTTGAGTCACTATGCATTAAAGACCAAGCTTTGACTAATGAAA GCATTGAAAAGATTATTGGCTGGGCTTTGAGCCATCATTTTATGCATCGCTCTGAAAACCTACTCAAGGAGCCAAAACTTGTCATTTCAAGTGAAAG TATCAGCTATGGGCTCAATATTCTACATGGCATTCAGAACGAGAATAAAAGTTCGAAGAAATCTCTTAAG GATGTAGTTACTGAAAATGAGTTTGAGAAAAAGCTCCTTGCTGAGGTTATTCCACCTGGTGATATCGGAGTCACTTTTGAAGATATTGGAGCATTGGAAAATGTAAAAGAGACTTTGAAAGAATTGGTGATGCTACCTCTACAAAGGCCAGAACTGTTCAGCAAAGGACAGCTAACTAAG CCTTGTAAAGGGATATTGCTTTTTGGACCTCCTGGTACGGGTAAAACTATGCTTGCAAAAGCTGTTGCTACTGAAGCTGGTGCAAACTTTATCAACATATCTATGTCCAGCATCACATCTAAA TGGTTTGGTGAAGGAGAGAAATACGTGAAAGCAGTCTTCTCTTTGGCCAGCAAGATAGCGCCCAGTGTTGTTTTCGTTGATGAG GTTGACAGCATGTTAGGGAGACGAGAAAACCCTGGAGAACATGAAGCAATGCGCAAAATGAAGAATGAATTCATGGTGAACTGGGATGGTTTGCGTACTAAGGATAAGGAACGTGTATTGGTGCTTGCAGCAACAAATAGGCCTTTTGACCTTGACGAGGCTGTAATCCGGAGGCTTCCTCGGAG ATTGATGGTCAACTTGCCTGATGCTCAAAACCGGGAGAAAATATTAGgagttattttaaaaaatgaggaATTTGCTCCAAATGTTATTCTTGAGGCAGTTGCTAGTATGACAGAAGGGTATTCAGGAAGTGATCTAAAG AATCTCTGCGTGACTGCTGCACATTGCCCTATAAGAGAAATTctggaaaaggaaaagaag GAAAAAGCTTTGGCACTGGCAGAGAGTAGACCATTACCGGCATTGCACAGCAGTGCAGACGTTCGCCCCTTGAGTATGGAGGACTTCAAATATGCACACGAACAG GTCTGTGCAAGTGTCTCGTCAGATTCACAAAACATGAATGAGTTGAACCAATGGAACGAGCTCTATGGAGAGGGAGGATCGAGAAAGAAGAAATCACTAAGCTACTTCATGTAG